A stretch of Arthrobacter sunyaminii DNA encodes these proteins:
- a CDS encoding helix-turn-helix transcriptional regulator — protein sequence MLLEDTGVAHCALIGRAKELEVLAEALQAGHGGAVVVGPVGIGKTVLVHAAAADPAFYSVTIRGSRESGKTPFGALAWLISDLPDGLGSRPAHLLQELEQLLLKRAAGKRILLLLDGVEHLDELTAMVVSQLVRRSVVTVLATAESLFRSAAEFQALWTEGLLLRVDLAPFDLDDTRELMQAILRGPVSSAAARALQRHTGGNPHLITLLTREQTDEGVLKEQNDVWVLAEPLVSSGQVAEVMTVRLKRRPPAERSVIQLLALSGELPLSVVLQLVPAETVDTLEEERLLEVTASGTIRLGPETSAEAIAASIPPGRSRELWEEVSAILDPALLPSSALPGFCRWTLACDGTLDPQSAQRAASLATASGNFGQALQFVQSVEAGQRTQAMVVEEVRALTAQGEYSDALESLQRLVGAEGPADVDSWADLLRHQVLLLRLLGRGNPVEVLEKARAAVLPDEPEPVRRKREALLLMVRGALAIDSGCLADVPPELADIRSDPALPPVVRAGAGALQAQFLALSGRAGQAMTLLDAVMEDVRGVSIPSILDTVHVRVFQALTAAGEYARAAALTNELVDGRSPRAFCCNSGEIASGMVHALSGRADKALRSLASAMSQLQLRDSIDLLPTAQSLAAYAHLLLENTDEAARLSENSAGYRWRPTAQLESVAQLLRVQVVLAGEPQRLCVELRSMARRCLDQSMVAPALECLAAATRYGDAKAAIELAEAAAQASGRWARALYCFGAGMDGNDPALLVEAAETALELGNVLLANTAARSALRLLDGRSDSADRVHARDALRLEHLSFRELRASNTITERMKTLTPFEAEIALRAAGEATRAEISGALKLSPRTIDWHLGKIFDKLHVSGRSELGEVLGQR from the coding sequence ATGTTGCTTGAGGATACTGGTGTAGCGCACTGCGCGCTAATTGGCAGGGCAAAAGAGCTTGAAGTGCTGGCTGAGGCGCTGCAGGCCGGCCACGGCGGTGCCGTTGTGGTGGGACCGGTGGGCATTGGCAAGACTGTCCTGGTTCATGCCGCGGCGGCCGATCCGGCTTTTTATTCGGTAACCATCCGCGGCAGCCGCGAATCCGGCAAGACGCCTTTCGGCGCTCTGGCCTGGCTGATCTCGGACCTTCCCGACGGGCTGGGATCCCGTCCCGCCCACCTGCTGCAGGAACTTGAACAGCTGTTGCTGAAACGGGCTGCAGGAAAACGCATTCTGCTGCTGCTGGACGGCGTGGAGCACCTGGACGAACTGACCGCCATGGTGGTCTCCCAACTGGTACGGCGCTCCGTTGTCACTGTGCTGGCCACGGCCGAAAGCCTGTTTCGGTCAGCTGCCGAGTTTCAGGCACTCTGGACTGAAGGGCTGCTTCTCCGAGTGGACCTGGCTCCCTTTGACCTGGATGACACCCGTGAACTCATGCAGGCTATCCTGCGGGGGCCGGTGTCCTCGGCCGCGGCCCGTGCCTTGCAGCGGCATACCGGCGGGAACCCCCACCTGATCACGCTCCTCACCAGGGAACAGACGGACGAAGGAGTCCTGAAGGAGCAGAACGATGTGTGGGTGCTGGCCGAACCGCTGGTGTCTTCAGGTCAGGTTGCCGAAGTGATGACCGTTCGGCTGAAACGGCGTCCCCCGGCGGAGCGCTCCGTCATTCAACTGCTTGCCCTCTCCGGTGAGCTGCCGTTGTCCGTTGTCCTGCAGCTGGTTCCCGCGGAAACCGTGGATACGCTGGAAGAGGAGCGGCTGCTGGAAGTGACCGCCTCCGGGACCATCCGTCTTGGACCGGAGACCTCCGCCGAGGCAATCGCCGCAAGCATACCCCCGGGAAGAAGCCGCGAGCTCTGGGAGGAAGTGTCCGCCATCCTTGATCCGGCGCTGCTGCCGTCTTCGGCGCTTCCGGGTTTTTGCCGCTGGACCCTGGCATGCGACGGCACCTTGGACCCGCAAAGCGCACAGCGTGCAGCCAGCCTGGCCACGGCGTCGGGGAATTTTGGCCAGGCCCTGCAATTTGTCCAGTCCGTTGAGGCCGGGCAGCGTACCCAGGCCATGGTGGTGGAGGAGGTGCGCGCGCTCACGGCGCAGGGCGAGTACAGCGATGCACTGGAGTCGCTTCAGAGGTTGGTTGGGGCGGAAGGCCCCGCAGACGTGGACTCGTGGGCGGATCTTCTCCGCCATCAGGTCCTCCTGCTGAGACTCCTCGGACGAGGAAACCCGGTGGAAGTGCTGGAGAAGGCCCGGGCAGCGGTCCTGCCGGATGAACCGGAACCTGTTCGCCGGAAGAGAGAGGCCCTGCTGCTGATGGTGCGCGGCGCCCTGGCCATTGACTCCGGGTGCCTGGCCGATGTGCCGCCGGAGCTCGCGGACATCAGGTCGGATCCGGCGCTCCCGCCCGTAGTCCGTGCCGGTGCGGGTGCCCTGCAGGCACAGTTCCTGGCGCTCTCCGGCCGGGCCGGCCAGGCGATGACACTGCTCGATGCCGTGATGGAGGATGTCCGCGGCGTGTCCATTCCAAGCATCCTGGACACTGTGCATGTCCGGGTTTTTCAGGCCCTCACCGCGGCCGGCGAGTATGCGCGTGCCGCGGCGCTGACAAATGAACTGGTGGACGGCAGGAGCCCGCGTGCTTTCTGCTGCAACTCGGGTGAAATTGCTTCCGGGATGGTGCATGCCCTCTCGGGAAGAGCTGACAAGGCGCTCAGGTCGCTGGCTTCGGCCATGAGCCAACTGCAGCTGCGTGATTCCATCGATCTGCTGCCGACGGCGCAGTCACTGGCTGCCTACGCACACCTTCTGCTGGAAAACACGGATGAGGCCGCGCGTCTGTCCGAAAACAGTGCCGGATATCGGTGGCGGCCTACTGCCCAGCTGGAATCAGTGGCACAGCTGCTGCGTGTACAGGTGGTGCTGGCCGGTGAACCGCAGCGGCTTTGCGTCGAACTGCGTTCCATGGCGCGCCGTTGCCTGGACCAGTCAATGGTGGCGCCGGCCCTGGAATGCCTGGCCGCGGCAACGCGGTACGGAGATGCAAAAGCAGCAATCGAGCTGGCCGAGGCTGCTGCCCAAGCTAGCGGCCGCTGGGCCCGGGCGTTGTACTGCTTTGGCGCCGGCATGGACGGCAATGACCCCGCCCTGCTGGTGGAAGCGGCGGAGACCGCCCTTGAACTGGGCAACGTCCTTCTGGCCAACACAGCGGCGCGTTCTGCACTCCGGCTTCTGGACGGCCGTTCGGACTCCGCAGACCGGGTCCATGCCCGGGACGCGCTCAGGCTCGAACATCTGAGCTTCCGCGAACTCCGCGCATCCAACACCATCACGGAACGGATGAAGACCCTGACGCCGTTTGAAGCTGAAATTGCCCTTCGTGCGGCAGGAGAGGCCACGCGGGCGGAGATTAGCGGCGCGTTGAAACTGTCACCGCGCACCATTGACTGGCACCTGGGTAAGATCTTCGACAAGCTGCACGTTTCGGGGCGCTCGGAACTTGGCGAGGTTCTGGGGCAGCGCTGA
- a CDS encoding LuxR family transcriptional regulator, whose product MRQGFNVRPPVGRDTVLEAVMESLRRPGGHGAVVVADAGTGKSSLATAVAGKLKGRVEVHRIHTSSSLSTVPYGALAPLISDLDPRETDSPLAVMRSLMGRLFPDARYESATAPLLIVDDADSLDEASGDLVMQLVASGRIRVLLLTRRIAGLPAGLSNLVWEGVLSRHDLPPLTEAQVHELCVQVLDGPVLTSTSTDLARVSGGNPMLVLALLAETVRAESLVFRHGVWLLHEQMLPPEGRLGDLLRAQMSGLSTEERDALEIIALAEPLPAAAAFSLGLHRAVDSLTEAKLVVLSGDPVRLLQLKHPLYGDVVRRLVPAARSARLRRRLLTVSDPGADAGENLLRWVSWSLDCGADVPDSSLVAAAYRANNLFDSSSAFRLASAVKDPAYAMAARVQAARARFQDGKPEAARELIDGVSAAAADLTTLKMAILIRVELFRLQQTDDGGLSAIAADWLAGVDRIEESAGENADSELAADILSSRRGGRLLDLTGRILEGRFGSAEEELRTILAAGLRAHDDEAVLIAKTLLAEILTETGRLQAAYSLSQDAVTMLDLGGHRFMAYYQFVLYRHLTVLLWLGKWDEIHSTIQIGVSGVFGALVHVAGVVDLTKAVTHLRTNDTKEAMVRLSAAVEGLRTSDSEGLLTLALGLGAFVAASSGQPILAEELLADADSRKPRGAATYRLLAKGYETAARSILSPERQAAKTLSELADEAENAGFVSVELELRFLSLSLGDMEGLNRLQKIAEDFEGPQASVLGRFARAILDDDADELLLMGSDPVEPGWERLAGQCTAAAHRIAKARGDHALLQRVQRVLSKQRGGTGSRTKAGIPLLTRRERDVAALVMQGYRNAEIAERLFLSVRTVEGHIYRTFEKLGISKREELKQELLARDGSA is encoded by the coding sequence GTGCGACAGGGCTTTAACGTGCGGCCGCCGGTGGGCCGGGATACGGTCCTTGAGGCTGTGATGGAGAGTCTCCGCCGGCCGGGCGGGCACGGAGCGGTGGTGGTGGCTGACGCGGGCACAGGCAAGAGTTCGCTGGCAACGGCCGTTGCCGGAAAACTGAAGGGCCGGGTGGAGGTGCATCGCATCCACACGAGTTCTTCCCTTTCAACCGTTCCCTACGGTGCACTGGCACCGCTCATTTCCGATTTGGATCCACGCGAGACCGATTCTCCGCTCGCTGTGATGCGGTCGCTGATGGGCCGGTTGTTCCCGGATGCCCGCTACGAATCTGCCACCGCACCCCTGCTGATCGTGGATGATGCCGACTCGCTGGATGAGGCGTCCGGGGACCTCGTGATGCAGCTGGTGGCCTCCGGCCGCATACGTGTCCTGCTGCTCACCCGGCGGATCGCCGGTCTTCCCGCCGGGCTGTCCAACTTGGTGTGGGAGGGTGTACTGTCCCGGCACGACCTGCCCCCGCTGACCGAGGCCCAGGTTCATGAGCTCTGCGTCCAGGTCCTTGACGGACCGGTTCTGACCAGCACCAGCACCGACCTCGCCCGGGTCAGCGGCGGTAATCCCATGCTGGTCCTGGCGCTTCTCGCCGAGACTGTGAGGGCCGAAAGCCTGGTGTTCCGGCACGGCGTCTGGCTGCTGCATGAACAGATGCTTCCGCCGGAGGGGCGGCTGGGTGACCTGCTCCGGGCACAGATGTCAGGATTGTCCACCGAGGAACGGGACGCGCTGGAGATCATCGCGCTGGCGGAGCCGCTGCCGGCCGCCGCAGCGTTCAGCCTGGGCCTGCACCGCGCGGTGGACTCGCTGACCGAAGCCAAGCTTGTGGTCCTTTCCGGGGATCCGGTTCGGCTTCTGCAGCTGAAACATCCGCTGTACGGTGACGTTGTTCGCCGGCTCGTCCCCGCCGCCCGCAGTGCGCGCCTGCGCCGGCGGCTGCTCACTGTCTCCGATCCCGGGGCTGACGCGGGAGAGAACCTGCTGCGGTGGGTGTCATGGTCCCTTGACTGTGGAGCGGATGTGCCGGATTCGAGTCTGGTTGCAGCCGCGTACCGTGCCAACAACCTCTTCGACAGTTCGTCAGCGTTTCGGCTGGCTTCCGCCGTCAAGGATCCGGCGTATGCCATGGCCGCGCGGGTTCAGGCCGCCCGCGCCCGTTTCCAGGACGGTAAACCGGAGGCGGCCCGTGAACTGATTGACGGAGTGAGTGCCGCCGCTGCGGACCTCACCACGCTCAAGATGGCAATACTGATCCGGGTGGAACTTTTTCGGTTGCAGCAGACGGATGACGGCGGGCTGTCCGCCATAGCTGCGGATTGGCTTGCCGGCGTGGATCGGATCGAAGAGTCCGCGGGAGAAAACGCGGACAGCGAGCTGGCGGCGGACATCCTGTCATCACGCCGCGGCGGACGGCTGCTGGATCTGACGGGAAGGATACTCGAGGGCAGGTTCGGATCCGCCGAGGAGGAGCTCCGCACCATCCTCGCTGCAGGGCTGCGGGCGCACGACGACGAAGCGGTCCTCATCGCAAAGACCCTCCTTGCCGAGATCCTGACCGAAACCGGCCGGCTCCAGGCCGCCTACAGTCTTTCGCAGGATGCGGTCACGATGCTGGACCTGGGCGGGCACCGCTTCATGGCCTACTACCAGTTTGTTCTGTACCGCCATTTGACGGTGCTCCTCTGGCTGGGGAAGTGGGATGAAATCCACTCCACCATCCAAATCGGCGTCTCAGGGGTCTTCGGCGCGCTGGTCCACGTTGCCGGTGTCGTGGATTTGACCAAAGCCGTCACGCACCTGCGGACAAACGACACTAAGGAGGCGATGGTTCGTCTCTCCGCCGCCGTCGAGGGGCTGCGCACCAGCGATTCGGAAGGACTGCTGACTCTCGCCCTGGGGCTTGGCGCCTTCGTCGCAGCCTCGAGCGGGCAGCCGATCCTCGCTGAAGAACTGCTTGCCGACGCTGATTCCCGTAAACCCCGGGGAGCCGCAACGTACCGTTTACTGGCGAAGGGCTACGAGACGGCAGCCCGCTCGATCCTGTCCCCGGAGCGGCAGGCGGCGAAGACGCTCAGCGAGCTCGCCGATGAGGCGGAGAACGCCGGGTTTGTTTCCGTTGAGCTGGAACTGCGGTTCCTGTCCCTGTCCCTCGGCGACATGGAGGGGCTCAACCGTTTGCAGAAAATCGCAGAGGATTTTGAGGGACCGCAGGCATCGGTCCTGGGCCGTTTCGCCCGGGCAATCCTGGACGACGACGCCGATGAGCTGCTCCTGATGGGATCCGATCCCGTGGAACCGGGCTGGGAGCGTCTGGCCGGTCAATGCACCGCCGCAGCGCACCGGATTGCCAAGGCCAGAGGCGACCACGCTCTGCTCCAGCGCGTCCAGCGGGTCCTCAGCAAGCAGCGTGGGGGGACGGGGTCAAGGACCAAGGCCGGGATTCCACTGCTGACCCGCCGGGAACGCGACGTCGCAGCGCTGGTGATGCAGGGCTACCGTAACGCGGAAATAGCCGAGCGGCTTTTCCTTTCCGTGCGAACAGTTGAAGGACATATCTACCGGACCTTCGAAAAACTTGGAATCAGCAAGCGGGAAGAGCTGAAACAGGAGCTTCTGGCCCGGGACGGCTCGGCCTGA
- a CDS encoding LuxR C-terminal-related transcriptional regulator, with protein MSTLLQSGPPGDPATPDGRVPGSLSPAGTPYHRSPVPSRSADARGSARMAVRDALDGSGAVILGPPGIGKTTLAREAVDLCEDGFRVHLRGSPLSAQTPYGAMAWLLSDLPPQDLVNPVQVLRALESLLIRLAGGRRIILVIDNAEGIDDLGVLVTSELCRRGTVALLLICGDLLGCHQDYVRLWTDGTLKRIDLAPMDLPETAELLAAAAGGPLTTLAQEKLWQQSRGNPLLAALLCRDHKAAKALVLRRGYWTWTGPLVHSGELPDRVETVLRRFTPGERHAVEILALCGGLPLETLLQLLPAHTVDALEEGSLVTIGGGPGQPVRLAWNLQPATIAARIPFGRSRDLWTEVTRVVNPQLLSGDAAAGMAAWSLSVGVSLDPDEALAAARWSNETGDVDAALRYSRAVPSPRPLPLVLEEAAALRSIGNHAQAHRCLAAAQTGSEASHDRHISLLTQRALAAARILDSTDDPPALLQQAERLLPEDEGANPGPGLRLTLARAEILSLDGRLGDLPASLGDDFADPAAPSDLRLMAGIRRGQQDAAAGRFDEALELVALIRSRLAGGISADVRTREQLFHHLFFLLIRCGELGQALAMTELVARPGNGTGLRAAAGTELPAGLVHAYAGRGDIAMDFLNPALAQLESRDPDNMLPLASAAAAYSDFLGPEPGRQPDREAYAESGYRTDPYLETAVRYFRILSTPAGTGRTAEQLHTRAGHARAEGNLPDALLCYGAAALRGSRAAAADLSAAASSANGIPGLLYRNLADGLLEKDAATLIRAGETALEQSNTLLAYEAAGAARSFAADGGGRALSRRARQLEHVTFRELSPANSIEHGLSRLGHFERELALLAAAGETSARLGERFHLSARTVDWHLGRIFARLSVSGRSDLRAALSGKTT; from the coding sequence ATGAGCACGCTCCTGCAGTCCGGTCCGCCCGGCGACCCCGCGACCCCGGACGGCCGGGTGCCTGGATCCCTGTCCCCGGCCGGTACCCCGTACCACCGGTCACCCGTCCCGTCTCGATCCGCCGACGCCCGGGGGAGCGCCCGCATGGCTGTGCGGGACGCCTTGGATGGATCCGGTGCAGTTATCCTGGGCCCCCCGGGCATCGGAAAAACCACGCTGGCACGGGAGGCGGTGGACCTCTGCGAGGACGGGTTTCGGGTGCACCTTCGCGGCAGCCCCCTGTCAGCACAGACCCCCTACGGAGCCATGGCCTGGCTGCTCAGCGATTTGCCCCCGCAGGATCTCGTCAATCCGGTTCAGGTCCTGCGGGCGTTGGAATCACTGCTGATCCGGCTGGCCGGCGGCCGGAGAATTATCCTGGTGATCGACAACGCCGAGGGAATTGATGATCTGGGCGTCCTCGTGACGTCGGAACTGTGCCGCCGGGGGACCGTGGCACTGCTGCTCATCTGCGGTGACCTGCTCGGCTGCCACCAGGACTACGTGCGGCTGTGGACCGACGGAACCCTGAAACGGATTGACCTGGCACCGATGGACCTGCCGGAAACCGCGGAGCTGCTCGCCGCCGCCGCCGGAGGCCCGCTGACCACGCTGGCGCAGGAGAAGCTGTGGCAGCAAAGCAGGGGGAATCCGCTTCTGGCGGCCCTGTTGTGCAGGGACCACAAAGCGGCCAAGGCGCTGGTGCTTCGACGCGGCTACTGGACGTGGACCGGTCCGCTGGTTCATTCCGGTGAGCTTCCGGACCGCGTGGAAACAGTACTGCGCCGCTTCACCCCCGGTGAACGGCACGCCGTGGAAATTCTTGCGCTCTGCGGCGGGCTGCCGCTGGAGACTCTCCTGCAGCTGCTGCCGGCCCACACCGTGGATGCACTGGAGGAGGGATCGCTGGTGACCATTGGCGGCGGACCGGGCCAGCCGGTGCGCCTTGCCTGGAACCTGCAGCCGGCAACCATTGCAGCGAGAATCCCCTTCGGCCGCAGCCGGGATCTCTGGACCGAAGTAACCCGGGTCGTGAATCCGCAACTGCTGAGCGGAGACGCTGCTGCCGGCATGGCCGCCTGGTCCCTCTCGGTGGGCGTTTCCCTCGACCCGGATGAAGCTCTGGCAGCCGCACGCTGGTCCAACGAAACCGGGGACGTTGACGCCGCCCTGCGGTATTCCCGTGCGGTTCCGTCCCCGCGGCCGCTGCCTCTGGTGCTGGAAGAAGCGGCCGCACTGCGGTCCATCGGAAACCATGCACAGGCGCACCGGTGTCTTGCAGCGGCACAAACCGGCAGCGAGGCATCGCATGACCGGCACATCAGCCTCCTGACCCAGCGTGCGCTGGCAGCGGCCCGGATCCTGGACTCAACCGATGATCCGCCGGCCCTGCTGCAGCAGGCCGAACGGCTGCTCCCCGAAGACGAAGGCGCCAATCCCGGGCCCGGCCTGAGGCTAACACTGGCACGGGCGGAGATCCTTTCGCTGGACGGCAGGCTCGGGGACTTGCCGGCGTCCCTGGGGGACGACTTTGCCGACCCCGCTGCTCCGTCCGACCTCAGGCTGATGGCCGGTATCCGCCGGGGACAGCAGGATGCAGCTGCCGGCCGTTTTGACGAAGCACTGGAACTTGTGGCGCTGATTCGGTCCCGTCTGGCAGGAGGCATCTCGGCAGACGTGCGCACCCGGGAACAGCTCTTCCACCATCTGTTCTTCCTATTGATCCGCTGCGGCGAGCTGGGCCAGGCGCTGGCAATGACCGAACTGGTTGCCCGCCCGGGAAATGGAACAGGGCTGCGGGCCGCCGCAGGGACCGAATTGCCCGCCGGCCTGGTGCACGCGTATGCCGGCCGCGGCGACATCGCCATGGATTTCCTGAATCCGGCCCTGGCACAGCTGGAATCGCGCGACCCGGACAACATGCTGCCGCTGGCATCCGCGGCAGCTGCCTACTCGGACTTCCTCGGTCCGGAACCCGGACGGCAGCCGGACCGGGAAGCATACGCCGAATCCGGGTACCGCACGGATCCATATCTTGAAACAGCGGTGCGGTACTTTCGGATCCTGAGTACCCCTGCCGGCACCGGCCGTACGGCGGAGCAGCTTCATACCCGTGCCGGACATGCCCGAGCTGAGGGAAACCTCCCGGATGCCCTCCTCTGCTACGGTGCGGCAGCGCTGCGGGGCAGCCGGGCGGCGGCAGCGGACCTTTCCGCTGCGGCGTCATCGGCCAACGGCATCCCCGGGCTCCTTTACCGCAATCTGGCTGACGGACTCCTGGAGAAGGACGCGGCAACGCTGATCCGGGCCGGGGAAACGGCTCTGGAGCAGTCAAACACCCTGCTGGCCTATGAAGCTGCCGGTGCTGCCCGCAGTTTCGCGGCCGACGGCGGCGGCCGCGCCTTGTCGCGGCGGGCCCGGCAGCTGGAGCACGTGACCTTCCGTGAACTGTCGCCGGCCAACAGTATTGAGCACGGCCTGTCCCGGCTGGGACACTTTGAGCGGGAGCTTGCCCTGCTTGCCGCCGCAGGGGAGACCAGCGCCCGGCTTGGGGAACGGTTCCATCTGTCAGCCCGGACTGTTGACTGGCATCTGGGCCGCATTTTCGCCCGGTTGAGTGTCTCGGGCAGAAGCGACCTTCGAGCGGCTCTCAGCGGGAAAACTACGTAG